A window of Clostridium taeniosporum genomic DNA:
TATGAAAATAATTTATTGGAGTGGTACAGGTAATACAGAATCTATGGCAAATTTAATAGCAAAAGGAATTGAGGAATCAGGAGCTAAAACTGAACTGATAAATATTTCTAGTGCTAATGTAGATAGTTTAAAAGATGAAAACATAGTAGTATTAGGATGTCCATCTATGGGGGATGAAGAACTTGAAGGTGGAGAATTCTTACCGTTTATAGAAAGTGTACAAGAAGATTTAAAGAATAAAAAGGTTGCTTTATTTGGATCTTATGGATGGGGCGACGGACAATGGATGAGAAGTTGGGAAGAAGAAATGACATCTTCAGGAATTAATGTGGCTTTAGAACCACTAACTGTAAATTATGCACCTGAAGGTGAAGCAGAAGAACAATGCATTCAATACGGAAGAGAAATAGCTAAATTAAGTAAGTAATTAATGGAGGCGTAATGATGGGAGAAAAGATTAGTACTTTTTATAACTTGTTAAATGGTATGGAGGGAAAAGAATATATTGAAACTTTTATATCTTATAATGTAGCTTTAATAAGTGCTAGATTAAAACCATCTATTACACTGAATTTAAGCAAATATGACAATAAAAATATATTTAATTTATGGAATATATATGGGAAAAAGTATTTAAAAAAATTAAATTTAGGCTATATTTCCTTAAGAGATAGTGAAAAATCTTTAATAGTATTAATATATGATGAGAAACTACTAGAAAAATATATTAATAGGGAAGATAATTTGAAATTTCTTAATCGTGTTGGATATGAAAAAGAGCTATCAGTAGAAAATGCATTAAATACATTAAAATATAGATATAAATTATATAAATGTCCACATGAACTAGGAATATTTCTAGGATATCCTTTAGAAGATGTTAAAGACTTTATGGAATGCTCAAATAAAAAATGTTTAACTTGTGGTTATTGGAAAGTATATAATAGTGAAAATAAAGCTAAAACGATTTTTATGTTGTTTGATAGAGTAAAAGATTTTACAGTAACCAATATAATAGAAGGAAAAAGAGCTGATAATTTATCACTTACATTAAAATATAATTTTGAAAAAAATCATAAAATTATATTTGAATAAAAAATTTAACAAAATGCTTATAAAAGACCTTATGATAAGTATATTATTATAAGGTCTTTTATAATTGTATGAGATATTTAATTTAAATGCTAGTTTTAATTAAATATCAAAAAATTATGGGTATATAGACTAACTATAAATATTTAATCTAAGTATGATACAATATATTAATTGTTCAATATAAATTAAATAATTAATATATTGTATATTTTTACGCATAATATTTTTATGAGAAAAAATGAATTGGAGGATTTTATGAGTGATAAAAATAAGTTTTTAATTGACTTAAAAGGTGAAGAGAATATAGAAATAAATTTAATGGTTATGAAAATAATTTTTAAAGATGCTAATAAGACTGTGTGTATATTAGCAGATAAAACTGGAGAAATAAAAACTAATATACCTAGTAAAAATGATGAAATTAAGACGGGAATGGTATTAAGAGTTAGTGGAATAAAAGGAGTAAATTTAGATATTAAAAAATATGAATTTATTTCAGAATATAGTTTAGAAGATTATTTGCCAACAGTAAAAAAACCAATTGAAGACATAATGAATGAAATTGAGGAGTACACAAATAAATACATAATATCTAGAGAAGGTAAGGCATTAAACGATTATTTTTTTAATGATGAAAATTTTTTAAATAAGTTTAAGCGTGGTATTGGTGGAGTTTCTATGCATCATAATTATATAGGTGGACTTGCAGAACACACATTAAACGTTATGTATTTAACTGCAATACTTTGTGAAAGATATGATTGTAGAAGAACTGAAATAGCCATGCTTTCTGCAAAACTCCATGATATTGGTAAAATATATGAGCTTTATTATGATGGACCTTTTAAGTATACACTTAGAGGAGAGATGGAAGGTCATATTGTAATAGGAGTTCAAATGATAAATGAGGCTATTAGAGAAAATCAATCTTTATATAGTGATGATTTTATAAATAGAATAAAGGGCTGTGTTACTCAACATCATGGAAAACTTGAGTATGGTTCTCCTAGGGATATGAAGATGGAGGAAACTTTTATAGTAAATTATGCTGATTCTATAGATGCTACAATGAATAAAATTGGCAGAATAAAGGAAAAAACTCAAAGTGGTGAATGGTCAGAATATGATAGGAGAATAGAAACAAAGCTTTATTTATAGAGAGGAGAATTCTGATTATGTCTAAAAAACCAAGATATTTCATAATAATTTCTCATTGTTTATTAAATCCATCAACTAGAGTACATGTTTTAGGAAAGAGATACGAAATAGCTAAAATAGTTTGTGATTATTTTTTAGAAAAAAAGGTAAGTATAATACAATTACCATGTCCAGAATTTACAGCAATGGGATACTTAAGAAATCCTCAAGGAAGACAACAATACGATAATACTTTTTTTAGAAATCATTGTAAAGAAGAATTACAAAGATATGTAGATATGATTTGTGAGTTAAAGAAAAATAATAATACACCTCTTTGTTATATTGGAATACAAGGAAGTCCTACATGTAGTATTAATTGGGGAGAACACAAGATAAATAAATATAAAACGGAGTCTATCATGGAAGTGAATGACGGTGATAATAGTATTAAAAATGGAGTTTATGGAGTTATGACAGAAGTGTTAGATGAAATGTTAAAAGAACAAGGAATAGTTATACCATATATAGAGGCTCCTGTTAAAGAAGACATAAAATCAGAAAAGGCAAAAGAATTTTTTGATTCACTTTATGATTTATTTAATGTTCCTGATGAATATAGAGATTTGTATTGATATATAATATTTTCTAGGTACTATATATTAATAATAATTATTATATAGTAATATAAATTAATTAGATGTATAATAATATATGACCTTTCAAATATATTGATATATGACACAAGGAATAATTAAGTGATTTAAGCTTTAATTAGTTTTCAAAAAAATATATATTTGTATAAAAAATACATAAATAAATTAATATTAAGTACGGAGGAAATCTAAATATGTTAAATATAGGATGCCATTTATCTTCATCAAAGGGGTTTAAAAATATGGGTGAAAATGCTTTGAAAATTGGAGCAAATACTTTTCAATTTTTTACCCGTAATCCAAGAGGAAGTAAAGCAAAAGATATAGATGAGAATGATGTTAAAGAATTTTTAGAATTAGCAAAAGAAAATAATTTTGGTAAAATCTTAGCTCATGCACCATACACATTAAATGCATGTTCAGCTGATGAAAAGAATAGACAATTTGCTATAGAGATAATGAAGGATGACTTAAATAGAATGGAATATATACCAAATAATCTATATAATTTTCATCCAGGGAGTCATGTTAAACAAGGTTCAGAAGTAGGAATAAAATATATAGCTGATGCTTTGAATTCTATTTTAAAAAAAGATCAAACAACAAAGGTTTTATTAGAAACTATGTCGGGAAAAGGAACTGAAGTAGGAAGAAATTTTGAAGAAATAGCTGAAATCATAAAACGTGTTGATTTAAAAAATCATCTAGGAGTATGTTTAGATACATGTCATATTCATGATGCAGGATATGATATAGTAAATGAATTAGATAAAGTTTTAGAAGCGTTTGATAGAATAATAGGTTTAGATAGATTATATGCTATTCATTTAAATGATAGTAAGAATCCATTTGAAAGTCATAAAGACAGACATGAAACTATAGGTAATGGTTATATAGGATTAGAGGCTATATCTAATATAATTAATCATCCAAAGTTACGTCATTTACCATTTTTCCTTGAAACACCTAATGAATTAGATGGATATAAGAAAGAAATAGAGTTACTTAAAAGTTTATATAAAGAATAATAGAAAGAGAAAAATGTAACCTATAGAGTAGATATGAAAAAAAGTCTATTCTATAGGTTTTTTATAATTATAATAATTTGGAAATAAATTCTGTAATAGAAGTTAAAAACATATTTTTAAAAATTATGTGAATTTTTTAATTCTTATATTTACATATAAAAGTATACTATAGCATAAGTATACTAAAACTTTTCTAGGAAATAATAAAATTAAAATAATTTAAAAATAAGATTTTTATTTTATTTCATATGCCTAAAATGGAGGAATAAATATGAATTTACAATTTGTTAAGGGAAACTCTTTATTTGCTAAAACGAATAAAATAATTAAACAATATAATTATTTAACAGAGGATATAGATACTGATGTAATCATTATCGGGGGAGGTGTTACTGGAAGTATTTTAGGATATTATTTTAGTAAAAATAATATAGATTCAGTAATTTTAGAAAAGAATATAATAGGATATGGTAGTACTAGTATAACTACTGCTTTATTACAGTATGAACTTGATAGTACTGTTAGGGATTTAGAGCAATATACAACAAAAGAAAATATAATACAATCTTATAAATTAGGAATGAAAGCATTGGATGAAATTGAAGAATTTATAAGAACATACGATAATAAATGTAACTATAAAAAACGAGATACTTTACTTTATACAGCAAAGTCTAGTGATATAGGACAAATAAAAGAAGAATACAATATTAGAAAAGAAAATGGATTTGATGTTGAATTTATAGATGAAAAAAATAATCCTTTTTCATTTGATTTAAAAGCTGGTGTATATGCTAAAAATGCAGGAGCAGAGATAGATCCGTACAGGTATACGCATCAATTATTAGATATTGCAACTAAAAATGGATTAAAAGTATATGAAAATACAGAAGCAATAAAGGTACTTTATAATAATGATAGTGTAGAAGTAGTAACTAAATATGATTTCAAAGTAAAAGGAAAGATAATAATAGTTGCAACAGGTTATCATACAGAATTATTTTCAAATAGAAGTTTTGGAGTAACAACAACAGCTTTTAATGTAGCAACAAAGCCATTAAGTAGTTTTGATGGATATTATAATAAAGTTTTAATTAGAGATAATAAAGAACCTTATAATTATCTAAGAACAACAATGGATAATAGAATTATAATTGGTGGCGAGGATATAAACTTTATTCCTGATATTAACAATTACAATGAAGTTGATAAAAAATATTCTATACTAGAGCAGCGTTTAAAAACTATGTTTCCTAATATAAAAGATATTGAAATAGAATATAAATATTGTGGAGCGTTTACTTCAACGCAAGATAATCTTGGATTTATAGGAAAAGATCCTGCAAATGATAAACTTTGGTTTAATCTTGGATATGGAGCAAATGGGATACTTTTTGCAATACTTGGTGGTATAATGTTAAGTAAACTTTATCTAGGTGAATTTAATGATAATTTAAAACTTTTTAAAGTTGATAGGTTTGATAATTAACATAGTACGTATATAAGTTTTATAATAGGCTATATTTTGAAGTTAATTTCATTATATAGCTTATTATAATTTAATAATAATTAAAATAAAAAACATTATATATCATGTATAATATTGATAAAATTTAAGTTAATATAGTATAATTGGGTGTAAAATGTAAAAATAAAAGTTTTATATAAAAAGTAATTTTAAAATAATTTATAACATATTGCTTTACAAATGGAAAAAAATGTATAATAATAAATGTAAATTATAACTTTTATAAACATTATAATTCTATTTAATAATCATAAATTATATTAGAAATTATTAAATACTTTAATATCAAAAATAAGGGGGGATTATTCATATGGAGATAGGAACTGATAATTACAATAAGTTTGTAAGTAAGTTATTAGTTACTTTTCTAAGTTTAATCTTAGTATTAAGTATTATATTTATTAATTCTATAAATGTTTATGCAGATACTTTGAGTTCCACTTCAACAGATGAATATGTATTAAAATTAATTAAAAGGGGAGGGACTGTTGAAGAAATTAAAGGTAAAGATATAAATTTAAAACTTAATTCTGGAGATTCTAGTGTAGTTTCCTATGATAAACAATTATTAAATAAATGTTTGGATAATTTAGATTGCTTAAATACGAAAAATCTAATTGAACCTAAAAGTGCTAGACTTGAATATAGAGATTATGATTATGTAATTGTATCAGAAGTTAAAGGAAACAAAATAAATAAAGATGTATTGTATAATAAGGTAGTTTCAGCTATAAATAATCAAGAAACTGAATTGAATTTAGAATCAAATAACTGTTATGTAACTCCTAAATATAGTTCAAATTCACCTGCAATGATATATGCAGTAAATACAATTAATAAATATTTGTCAGCTAATATAACTTATAATTACGCTGGAATTGTACAAACTGTAGATAAATACAAAATAATAGATTGGATTTCAATAGATTCTAATATGTCAATAATATTAGATGAATCTAAAGTTAGAAATTTTGTGGAAGGTATAGCTAGTTCTTATAAAACTTCTTTAGGAAAATCTATAAAAGTTGGTGGAGGATATTCTGGAAATAATCATGGATGGGCAATTAATGTTGATGCAGAAACTAAAGCACTAATAAATCACATAAAAAATGGACAAACATTAACTAAAAATCCATCATATTATCAAACAGCAATATCAGGATATTTTACTAATTTGTCAGATACTTTTGTTGAAATAGATATGACTAATCAACATATATGGTTTTATAAAAATGGATATTTAGTTACTGATAGTGATATAGTTACAGGAAATATGAGTGCAGGACATGCAACACCGGTTGGAATCTATAAATTATACTTTAAACAAAAAGATACAGTGTTAAAAGGTCCAGGATATGCAGCACCAGTAAGTTTTTGGATGCCATTTAATGGTGGTATAGGCCTTCATGATGCTAATTGGAGATCCCAATTTGGAGGGCAGATATATAAAAATAATGGATCACACGGATGTATAAATTTACCTTATAGTACAGCTAAATCTATTTATGATAATATAACAGCTAAAA
This region includes:
- a CDS encoding NAD(P)/FAD-dependent oxidoreductase, which encodes MNLQFVKGNSLFAKTNKIIKQYNYLTEDIDTDVIIIGGGVTGSILGYYFSKNNIDSVILEKNIIGYGSTSITTALLQYELDSTVRDLEQYTTKENIIQSYKLGMKALDEIEEFIRTYDNKCNYKKRDTLLYTAKSSDIGQIKEEYNIRKENGFDVEFIDEKNNPFSFDLKAGVYAKNAGAEIDPYRYTHQLLDIATKNGLKVYENTEAIKVLYNNDSVEVVTKYDFKVKGKIIIVATGYHTELFSNRSFGVTTTAFNVATKPLSSFDGYYNKVLIRDNKEPYNYLRTTMDNRIIIGGEDINFIPDINNYNEVDKKYSILEQRLKTMFPNIKDIEIEYKYCGAFTSTQDNLGFIGKDPANDKLWFNLGYGANGILFAILGGIMLSKLYLGEFNDNLKLFKVDRFDN
- a CDS encoding flavodoxin is translated as MKIIYWSGTGNTESMANLIAKGIEESGAKTELINISSANVDSLKDENIVVLGCPSMGDEELEGGEFLPFIESVQEDLKNKKVALFGSYGWGDGQWMRSWEEEMTSSGINVALEPLTVNYAPEGEAEEQCIQYGREIAKLSK
- a CDS encoding DUF523 domain-containing protein, whose product is MSKKPRYFIIISHCLLNPSTRVHVLGKRYEIAKIVCDYFLEKKVSIIQLPCPEFTAMGYLRNPQGRQQYDNTFFRNHCKEELQRYVDMICELKKNNNTPLCYIGIQGSPTCSINWGEHKINKYKTESIMEVNDGDNSIKNGVYGVMTEVLDEMLKEQGIVIPYIEAPVKEDIKSEKAKEFFDSLYDLFNVPDEYRDLY
- a CDS encoding DUF3793 family protein translates to MGEKISTFYNLLNGMEGKEYIETFISYNVALISARLKPSITLNLSKYDNKNIFNLWNIYGKKYLKKLNLGYISLRDSEKSLIVLIYDEKLLEKYINREDNLKFLNRVGYEKELSVENALNTLKYRYKLYKCPHELGIFLGYPLEDVKDFMECSNKKCLTCGYWKVYNSENKAKTIFMLFDRVKDFTVTNIIEGKRADNLSLTLKYNFEKNHKIIFE
- a CDS encoding deoxyribonuclease IV → MLNIGCHLSSSKGFKNMGENALKIGANTFQFFTRNPRGSKAKDIDENDVKEFLELAKENNFGKILAHAPYTLNACSADEKNRQFAIEIMKDDLNRMEYIPNNLYNFHPGSHVKQGSEVGIKYIADALNSILKKDQTTKVLLETMSGKGTEVGRNFEEIAEIIKRVDLKNHLGVCLDTCHIHDAGYDIVNELDKVLEAFDRIIGLDRLYAIHLNDSKNPFESHKDRHETIGNGYIGLEAISNIINHPKLRHLPFFLETPNELDGYKKEIELLKSLYKE
- a CDS encoding L,D-transpeptidase family protein — protein: MEIGTDNYNKFVSKLLVTFLSLILVLSIIFINSINVYADTLSSTSTDEYVLKLIKRGGTVEEIKGKDINLKLNSGDSSVVSYDKQLLNKCLDNLDCLNTKNLIEPKSARLEYRDYDYVIVSEVKGNKINKDVLYNKVVSAINNQETELNLESNNCYVTPKYSSNSPAMIYAVNTINKYLSANITYNYAGIVQTVDKYKIIDWISIDSNMSIILDESKVRNFVEGIASSYKTSLGKSIKVGGGYSGNNHGWAINVDAETKALINHIKNGQTLTKNPSYYQTAISGYFTNLSDTFVEIDMTNQHIWFYKNGYLVTDSDIVTGNMSAGHATPVGIYKLYFKQKDTVLKGPGYAAPVSFWMPFNGGIGLHDANWRSQFGGQIYKNNGSHGCINLPYSTAKSIYDNITAKTTIICYY
- a CDS encoding 3'-5' exoribonuclease YhaM family protein, which encodes MSDKNKFLIDLKGEENIEINLMVMKIIFKDANKTVCILADKTGEIKTNIPSKNDEIKTGMVLRVSGIKGVNLDIKKYEFISEYSLEDYLPTVKKPIEDIMNEIEEYTNKYIISREGKALNDYFFNDENFLNKFKRGIGGVSMHHNYIGGLAEHTLNVMYLTAILCERYDCRRTEIAMLSAKLHDIGKIYELYYDGPFKYTLRGEMEGHIVIGVQMINEAIRENQSLYSDDFINRIKGCVTQHHGKLEYGSPRDMKMEETFIVNYADSIDATMNKIGRIKEKTQSGEWSEYDRRIETKLYL